In the Nitrospirales bacterium LBB_01 genome, one interval contains:
- the accB gene encoding acetyl-CoA carboxylase biotin carboxyl carrier protein, with protein MDLEKIKELSDFLKETDITEFFYEEGGLKIKIRRGHCISATRAAHLHSEAVADTSNTLHTDTAHEDKYIVVKSPIVGTFYRCPSPGATNFVELGDKVKSGQVLCIVEAMKLMNEIESECDGEIVKIFHESETSVEYGEPLFHINPL; from the coding sequence ATGGATTTGGAAAAGATAAAAGAGCTGTCGGATTTTTTGAAAGAAACCGATATAACAGAGTTTTTTTACGAAGAGGGTGGACTTAAAATAAAAATACGGCGAGGGCATTGCATATCGGCTACAAGAGCGGCACATTTGCATTCTGAGGCCGTAGCAGATACCTCAAATACACTCCACACAGACACTGCGCATGAGGACAAATATATCGTGGTAAAATCTCCAATTGTAGGCACTTTTTATCGCTGTCCATCACCGGGAGCAACAAACTTTGTAGAGCTTGGCGATAAGGTCAAAAGCGGACAGGTGCTTTGTATCGTTGAGGCCATGAAACTAATGAATGAAATAGAAAGCGAATGCGACGGCGAAATAGTTAAAATATTCCATGAAAGCGAAACGTCTGTAGAGTATGGCGAACCGCTTTTTCATATAAATCCGCTTTAA
- the thiE gene encoding thiamine phosphate synthase, whose translation MKSYRGLYQSGLCLIMDRGDRIKPAFDSAVSAIGSGVTWIQLRDKTSDRLQIFKTGRILRALTSANNVKLIINDYPDIALAVDADGVHIGQDDMSLKYVRKIFTKKRHKVIGVSTHSVEEAVRAEEEGADYIGFGPIFRTTTKDAGAPKGVEALSEVLSRVSIPVVAIGGIALENVKHVLEAGAHAVAVASGIMESDDIGTAAAEFVDAISKKTKAG comes from the coding sequence ATGAAAAGTTACAGGGGACTCTATCAAAGCGGGCTTTGTCTGATTATGGACAGAGGCGACCGTATTAAACCGGCCTTTGACTCAGCAGTGTCGGCTATAGGGAGCGGCGTTACGTGGATACAGCTAAGAGATAAAACAAGCGATAGGCTTCAGATATTTAAAACCGGCAGAATTTTGAGAGCTTTGACATCGGCTAACAACGTCAAACTGATTATCAATGACTACCCTGATATTGCTCTTGCTGTGGACGCAGACGGTGTGCACATCGGACAGGACGACATGTCGCTTAAATATGTCAGAAAAATTTTTACCAAAAAGCGGCATAAAGTAATCGGAGTATCCACGCACAGCGTTGAGGAGGCGGTAAGGGCAGAGGAGGAGGGCGCTGACTACATCGGATTTGGCCCAATCTTTCGCACAACAACGAAAGACGCTGGTGCTCCAAAAGGTGTGGAGGCACTCTCTGAAGTGCTAAGCCGGGTGTCAATCCCTGTTGTTGCAATAGGCGGCATTGCGCTTGAAAACGTTAAACACGTGTTAGAAGCCGGCGCTCATGCTGTTGCCGTAGCCTCCGGTATCATGGAATCAGATGACATAGGAACAGCCGCAGCTGAGTTTGTTGATGCTATTTCAAAGAAAACTAAAGCCGGTTAG
- a CDS encoding type II toxin-antitoxin system HicB family antitoxin produces the protein MRNEFSAIIEKDGKWYIGYCPEVPGANGQGKTVEQCKQNLADAISLILQDRREDALRGVPEDALYEVITVS, from the coding sequence ATGCGTAACGAATTTTCAGCAATTATAGAAAAAGACGGTAAGTGGTATATTGGTTATTGTCCTGAGGTTCCAGGCGCTAACGGGCAGGGAAAGACTGTAGAGCAATGCAAACAAAACCTTGCGGATGCTATCTCGCTGATACTACAAGATAGAAGGGAGGATGCTCTCCGCGGCGTTCCTGAAGATGCGTTGTATGAGGTAATCACTGTTTCATGA
- a CDS encoding DsrE family protein produces the protein MSKLTIGCFSSLVGSMTLDFAVKLAEAARKKGHDVDMWLSGNGTMLSKKGQRSFKDYSSLEKTMTELVAGGMTVVACEACAEARGFHKEDLIDGFGRKSMDWYLASCFGADRVLHIGGE, from the coding sequence ATGAGCAAATTAACGATAGGATGTTTTTCATCCCTTGTGGGGTCTATGACGCTGGATTTTGCCGTGAAGCTTGCAGAGGCTGCAAGGAAAAAAGGACACGATGTTGACATGTGGCTTTCCGGTAACGGCACCATGCTTTCAAAGAAAGGACAGCGCTCTTTTAAAGATTACTCATCGCTTGAAAAAACCATGACTGAACTTGTGGCAGGCGGAATGACCGTCGTAGCATGTGAGGCATGTGCTGAGGCAAGAGGTTTCCACAAAGAGGATCTGATTGACGGCTTTGGCAGAAAGAGTATGGATTGGTATTTGGCCAGTTGCTTTGGCGCCGACAGGGTGCTTCACATAGGAGGTGAGTAA
- a CDS encoding osmotically inducible protein OsmC, with the protein MEIKVSFGEGKIVKAEFGDFLVQTDQSVKNGGTGTAPEPFMYFLSSIGTCAGIYVLGFCQKNHIPTDNITLMQRNEFAPDESGKIRLSRVSIDIQVPPDFPEKYYDAIIRVADQCAVKKTIMSPPEFDIKTVVS; encoded by the coding sequence ATGGAGATAAAAGTGAGCTTTGGAGAGGGGAAAATAGTGAAGGCTGAGTTTGGTGACTTTTTAGTGCAAACAGACCAGTCGGTAAAAAACGGAGGAACAGGGACGGCACCAGAGCCGTTTATGTACTTTTTGTCGTCGATAGGTACCTGTGCAGGGATATATGTGCTTGGTTTTTGCCAAAAAAACCACATCCCAACAGATAACATTACACTTATGCAGAGAAACGAATTTGCTCCCGATGAAAGCGGTAAAATAAGGCTATCCAGGGTATCCATAGACATACAGGTACCACCGGATTTCCCTGAAAAGTATTATGATGCAATAATTAGGGTGGCAGATCAGTGCGCCGTTAAAAAAACCATCATGTCACCGCCTGAGTTTGATATTAAGACTGTTGTATCTTAA
- a CDS encoding DUF89 family protein, translated as MKQTFKALSRLNIEDAKMFEIQKSVTEEIQEANLNKPPAYTTTFIYRKIMAMTGEDPFRTLKKQYNQIALSLYPKYRERVILSSNPLLTASRLAIAGNIIDFGIYDHGVDIEGTVERALQEQIEVDHFQCFYKELQKHEEILYLLDNAGEIVFDLMLIEVLTCMGKTVTAVVKGSPVINDVTMTDAIDVGLTDLCRVIDNGTDAVGTVLEFCSDTFTEEFNRHNLVISKGQGNFETLIDTDKNNFFLFQAKCDVIARALKLQTGAMLLMCRNKQGVQTNGRA; from the coding sequence ATGAAGCAGACCTTTAAGGCTCTTAGCCGCCTCAATATTGAAGATGCAAAAATGTTTGAAATACAGAAATCTGTCACTGAGGAGATTCAAGAGGCAAACTTAAACAAGCCCCCGGCTTATACAACCACGTTTATTTACAGAAAAATTATGGCAATGACAGGCGAAGATCCATTCCGTACCCTAAAAAAACAATACAACCAGATAGCGCTGTCACTGTACCCAAAATACAGGGAAAGAGTTATCTTAAGTTCTAACCCACTCTTGACAGCCTCTCGGCTGGCAATAGCCGGCAACATCATTGACTTTGGTATATATGACCACGGTGTTGACATTGAGGGCACAGTGGAAAGAGCTTTACAGGAGCAAATAGAAGTAGATCATTTTCAGTGTTTTTACAAAGAACTACAAAAGCATGAGGAGATACTATATCTGCTTGATAATGCCGGTGAGATAGTGTTTGATTTAATGCTTATTGAAGTGCTGACCTGCATGGGGAAAACTGTGACAGCAGTTGTTAAAGGCTCACCGGTTATAAATGATGTTACAATGACAGATGCCATCGACGTGGGGCTAACCGATCTTTGCAGGGTAATTGATAACGGCACGGATGCCGTAGGCACGGTGCTTGAGTTTTGCAGCGATACATTTACAGAGGAATTTAACCGCCACAACCTGGTTATAAGCAAAGGACAGGGAAACTTTGAAACCCTGATAGATACCGATAAAAATAACTTTTTTCTGTTTCAGGCAAAATGTGATGTAATAGCGCGTGCGCTTAAACTTCAAACCGGCGCTATGCTCCTTATGTGCCGAAACAAGCAGGGGGTACAAACAAATGGCAGAGCTTAA
- the efp gene encoding elongation factor P, which produces MIATNDFRRGTKIEYKGEPYEVIEFQHVKMGRGGAFVRAKMKGLKSGKVIEDTFNSGDKFPKANLDARQMQYLYFQDGYYYLMDMESYEQLPMTEEQLGDSKQFLKENMMVTVLFHKEKSLAVELPIFVELAVTETDPGFKGDTASGGNKPAVLETGATVKVPFHINEGDVIKVDTRTFEYIERVK; this is translated from the coding sequence GTGATAGCAACGAATGATTTTAGAAGGGGAACCAAGATAGAGTATAAGGGTGAGCCCTATGAGGTTATAGAGTTTCAGCATGTGAAGATGGGACGTGGCGGGGCCTTTGTTAGGGCTAAGATGAAGGGCCTTAAAAGCGGCAAGGTTATTGAGGATACGTTTAACTCTGGAGATAAATTTCCTAAAGCCAATCTTGATGCAAGACAGATGCAGTATCTCTATTTTCAGGACGGTTACTATTACCTGATGGATATGGAAAGTTACGAGCAGCTGCCTATGACAGAAGAGCAACTCGGTGACAGTAAGCAGTTTCTAAAGGAAAACATGATGGTGACAGTGCTTTTTCACAAGGAAAAATCGCTCGCCGTAGAGCTTCCCATCTTTGTGGAGCTTGCTGTTACTGAAACCGACCCAGGGTTTAAGGGAGACACAGCCTCAGGCGGTAATAAACCAGCCGTGCTTGAAACCGGAGCAACTGTAAAGGTGCCGTTTCACATAAATGAGGGCGATGTCATTAAGGTTGACACACGAACCTTTGAGTACATAGAGAGGGTGAAATAA
- a CDS encoding HAD-IA family hydrolase, protein MKGVFFDIGSTLVTGPDISPSKAIAKILNIDANLVKDIIMVTDLTSSSDLVKALANIVKVEELTVHTDKIVHLWDTQESAAKEITGAAETVKSLKKMGLLIGLISDIWSPYYKSFKRACPDIAAIADSAALSFKDGVRKPNPVLFEKALASLNLTPDAAVMVGDSYVSDIEPAMMLGMRTVWCLFRPDSELSSIVRVFNGELKKPDYVIGTISQLLTLDLWS, encoded by the coding sequence ATGAAAGGAGTGTTTTTTGATATAGGGTCAACTTTGGTAACAGGCCCTGATATATCACCCAGTAAAGCTATTGCCAAAATTCTTAATATTGATGCCAATTTGGTCAAAGATATAATAATGGTTACAGATCTGACATCTTCATCCGATTTAGTCAAAGCTCTTGCAAACATCGTAAAGGTTGAAGAGCTAACGGTTCACACTGACAAGATTGTGCACCTCTGGGATACTCAGGAAAGTGCCGCTAAGGAAATAACAGGTGCTGCTGAAACAGTTAAGTCACTTAAAAAAATGGGTCTCCTTATAGGCCTCATTTCAGATATATGGTCGCCATACTATAAGTCTTTCAAACGTGCCTGCCCTGATATTGCAGCCATAGCTGACAGCGCTGCTCTGAGTTTCAAAGATGGTGTAAGAAAGCCAAACCCTGTGCTATTTGAGAAGGCTTTGGCTTCACTTAATTTGACTCCTGACGCTGCCGTTATGGTTGGGGATTCGTATGTGAGCGACATAGAACCAGCTATGATGCTTGGAATGCGCACTGTGTGGTGCTTGTTTCGTCCAGATAGTGAGCTAAGCTCAATTGTGCGTGTATTTAATGGTGAACTAAAAAAACCTGATTACGTTATAGGAACTATTTCCCAGTTACTGACACTGGATTTATGGAGTTGA
- a CDS encoding addiction module toxin, HicA family encodes MKRSALLRHLRMNECYLKLEGGAHSLWINPLTGAVEAVPRHIEIPNALAIRYVKSYQYRK; translated from the coding sequence ATGAAGCGTAGTGCATTACTTAGGCACCTGCGCATGAATGAATGTTATCTAAAGCTGGAAGGAGGGGCGCATTCATTGTGGATAAATCCGTTAACAGGCGCTGTTGAGGCTGTCCCAAGGCACATAGAAATTCCAAATGCGCTGGCCATAAGATATGTAAAAAGTTATCAATACCGGAAATAA
- a CDS encoding IMP cyclohydrolase: MFVSKTAIISVTDKTGIVDFAKGLKNLGYDILSTGGTAKSLRDGGLSVTEVSDYTGFPEILDGRVKTLHPKIYGGILALRDNPSHVDTIKAHGIKSIDMVVVNLYAFEKTIEKEGVTFAEAVENIDIGGPTLLRAAAKNLKNVAVVTDPADYPALLKEMGENDGQLTLKTRLTLGAKVFSVTSAYDAAIYKYLSGFNI, translated from the coding sequence GTGTTTGTGTCAAAAACGGCAATTATAAGTGTGACAGATAAAACGGGAATTGTAGATTTTGCTAAAGGATTAAAAAATCTGGGCTATGATATTCTCTCAACCGGAGGCACTGCCAAATCACTGAGAGACGGCGGATTAAGCGTGACTGAGGTTTCAGATTATACGGGGTTCCCAGAAATTCTTGATGGCAGGGTTAAAACTCTGCATCCTAAGATATATGGCGGTATTTTAGCTTTAAGAGACAATCCCTCTCACGTTGATACGATTAAGGCTCACGGCATAAAAAGCATAGACATGGTTGTGGTTAATCTGTATGCCTTTGAAAAAACCATTGAAAAAGAGGGCGTTACTTTTGCCGAGGCGGTTGAAAATATAGACATAGGAGGCCCCACTTTACTGAGGGCTGCGGCTAAGAATTTAAAAAACGTTGCTGTTGTCACAGACCCCGCCGACTACCCAGCTCTTCTTAAGGAAATGGGTGAAAATGACGGGCAGTTGACCCTTAAAACACGCCTGACGCTTGGCGCAAAGGTGTTTTCTGTGACCTCTGCTTATGACGCCGCCATATACAAGTATCTGTCAGGGTTTAATATATAA
- a CDS encoding radical SAM protein — MDLGLATHGLNEETRFKILKRHIYAFIKHLTIKKLFNFLKTEYNLITKKIRLNSLPYILKLETSNICNFKCAYCYDGRRPPVDGERAFGRMSYDNFKKLIDDIGSTLFKINLYGFGEPFLFPETLDMIAYATEKNIGVGVSSNLNIKDDSLPRRIVESGLEVLIFSCHGVTQESYSKFMGNGDMELAFKNVTGILKERKALGLKTPFIDWQFCVTKFNQGEIPLAQKKSAELGIDNVRFIKPFFPVSAEEDFISDIFPRERLELSNQDYPGCSWPYRSVYINYDGGLLPCCKDTRLLSNDFGNVFRDGFRTIWNNDNYLKSRMLIKDPANKKLTCDTMCMRCPVTQIHLR, encoded by the coding sequence ATGGACTTAGGGCTTGCTACCCACGGACTAAACGAAGAAACAAGGTTTAAAATACTTAAACGGCATATATATGCTTTTATTAAGCATCTTACAATTAAAAAACTGTTTAACTTTTTAAAGACAGAGTATAACCTTATAACTAAAAAAATCAGACTTAATTCACTACCCTATATTTTAAAACTTGAGACCTCTAATATTTGTAATTTTAAATGCGCCTACTGTTATGATGGACGCAGGCCGCCAGTTGACGGCGAACGCGCCTTTGGCAGAATGTCTTACGACAACTTTAAAAAACTCATAGACGATATAGGTTCAACCCTTTTTAAAATTAATCTTTACGGTTTTGGCGAACCGTTTCTCTTCCCTGAAACTCTTGATATGATTGCTTATGCCACAGAAAAAAACATCGGCGTTGGCGTCTCTTCAAACCTTAACATAAAGGATGACTCGCTTCCCCGCAGGATTGTAGAATCCGGTCTTGAAGTGCTGATATTTTCCTGCCACGGCGTCACCCAGGAAAGCTACTCAAAATTCATGGGCAATGGCGACATGGAGCTTGCCTTTAAAAACGTAACCGGTATTTTAAAAGAGCGTAAAGCGCTCGGCCTCAAAACCCCCTTTATTGACTGGCAGTTTTGTGTGACTAAATTTAATCAGGGAGAAATCCCTTTGGCACAAAAGAAGTCCGCAGAGCTTGGCATAGACAATGTGCGCTTTATTAAGCCCTTCTTTCCGGTAAGCGCTGAGGAGGATTTCATATCTGACATTTTCCCTCGTGAGCGTCTTGAGCTAAGCAATCAGGATTACCCAGGCTGCTCATGGCCATACCGCTCCGTCTATATAAACTATGACGGCGGACTGCTCCCATGCTGCAAAGACACCAGATTGCTCTCAAACGATTTTGGAAACGTCTTTAGGGATGGGTTTAGAACAATCTGGAATAACGACAACTACTTGAAAAGCAGAATGCTAATTAAAGACCCTGCTAATAAAAAATTAACCTGTGACACTATGTGTATGCGCTGTCCGGTTACTCAAATTCATTTGCGATAG
- the accC gene encoding acetyl-CoA carboxylase biotin carboxylase subunit, with the protein MSLIKKILIANRGEIAIRVIRACKELGIKTVAIYSEIEKDAMHVTLADESVCVGPPRAADSYLNIPSILSAAEITDAGAIHPGYGFLSENPHFAEACKKSRITFIGPTPENIRLGGNKSRAKQILRKHGIPVIPGSDGNILDKKSALSIAKKIGYPVIIKASAGGGGRGMRIVREESMLEQAFSAAEAESLAAFGVGDLYIEKYIPLIRHIEVQIAVGGDGTAIHLGERDCSVQRRHQKLIEESPSPVITEKLREKLGKYAIKAAEVLKYRNVGTVEFIVDRDDGIYFMEMNTRVQVEHPVTEAVTGVDIIKEQIRLASGLPLSIKQKNIKIQGHAIECRVNAEDPYTFAPSPGKITFLYLPGGPGIRVDTYIYSGCTVLPYYDSLIAKVIAHGATRKDAVDKMKRALSEFKIEGIKTTIPFHKTVLTNPDFLSGEFDTGYLERLKGGHL; encoded by the coding sequence ATGTCCCTTATAAAGAAAATACTGATTGCTAACAGAGGTGAGATAGCCATACGTGTAATCCGTGCGTGTAAGGAGTTGGGGATTAAAACTGTGGCAATCTACTCGGAAATAGAAAAAGACGCTATGCACGTTACGTTGGCGGATGAGTCTGTGTGTGTTGGGCCTCCACGAGCGGCAGACAGCTATCTTAACATTCCCTCAATACTGAGTGCAGCGGAGATAACCGATGCCGGAGCCATCCATCCCGGATACGGATTTCTTTCTGAAAATCCGCATTTTGCCGAGGCCTGTAAAAAATCCAGAATTACCTTTATTGGCCCAACGCCTGAAAACATCCGGCTTGGCGGAAATAAGTCACGAGCCAAGCAAATCCTCCGCAAACACGGCATTCCGGTTATTCCCGGCAGTGACGGCAATATTTTGGACAAAAAGAGCGCGCTGAGTATAGCTAAAAAAATCGGCTATCCAGTTATAATTAAAGCCTCAGCTGGAGGTGGCGGCAGAGGCATGAGGATAGTCAGAGAGGAGTCAATGCTTGAGCAGGCTTTCTCTGCGGCAGAGGCGGAATCCCTTGCAGCGTTTGGCGTTGGCGATTTGTACATTGAGAAATATATACCCCTCATCCGGCACATAGAGGTTCAGATAGCGGTGGGAGGTGATGGCACTGCTATTCATCTTGGCGAGCGGGACTGTTCCGTCCAAAGGCGGCATCAGAAATTAATTGAAGAGTCACCCTCCCCTGTCATTACTGAAAAACTGAGAGAAAAACTCGGCAAATATGCAATTAAAGCCGCAGAAGTCCTTAAATACAGGAACGTGGGAACTGTAGAATTCATAGTTGACAGAGACGACGGTATTTATTTTATGGAAATGAACACTAGAGTTCAAGTAGAGCACCCTGTTACAGAAGCTGTAACAGGAGTGGATATAATCAAAGAGCAGATACGGCTGGCCTCCGGGCTGCCGCTAAGCATAAAGCAAAAAAATATAAAAATACAGGGTCACGCTATCGAGTGCCGGGTTAATGCCGAGGACCCTTACACTTTTGCGCCGTCTCCAGGTAAGATAACGTTTTTATACTTGCCCGGAGGCCCTGGCATCAGAGTTGACACATACATCTATAGCGGCTGCACTGTGCTGCCCTACTATGACTCACTGATAGCCAAAGTTATCGCTCACGGCGCCACGCGTAAGGATGCCGTTGACAAGATGAAGAGAGCTCTTTCGGAGTTCAAAATAGAAGGGATAAAGACAACAATACCTTTCCATAAAACCGTTCTTACTAATCCTGATTTCCTAAGCGGCGAATTTGATACCGGATACCTTGAAAGACTAAAAGGCGGTCATCTATGA
- a CDS encoding sulfurtransferase TusA family protein has translation MGDLRADEPTEVLDVLGRVCPYPLVLTKKKLEKMEKDTLLKVLCDAPASAEDSIPKYAEKQGFGFDSVKVEDKGHWELYIKKTK, from the coding sequence ATGGGTGATTTAAGAGCGGATGAGCCCACTGAAGTCCTTGATGTACTTGGCAGGGTTTGTCCATATCCGTTAGTGTTAACAAAGAAAAAATTAGAAAAGATGGAAAAAGACACGCTTCTTAAAGTTCTGTGCGATGCCCCGGCATCCGCTGAGGACTCTATTCCAAAGTACGCCGAAAAACAGGGTTTTGGTTTTGACTCCGTTAAGGTAGAAGATAAGGGCCACTGGGAACTCTACATTAAGAAAACCAAGTAA
- a CDS encoding IMP cyclohydrolase: MAELKDMYKTITGDTFPLEMVISFGQLRLVYKKRTWTFPDEKTGVPCIKSLRYGENPDQQAAIYELKEGNLNISGVEFISPGEALVSAITEEDMLQVGKHPGKTNLTDLDNALNILKHLMEKPVAAIMKHNNPCGVATGSTIAEAYDRANMADRIAAFGGCLALNRPMDIQTAELVSANYLELVAAPEFGERTVEILSKRKNLRIVRLKKIDELAKYRDFRHLEFKSLIDGGVILQQSQKNKIRIKEDFIPARATFKGKEYSIDRLPTEREYEDMLFGWHVETGISSNSVIYVKDGVTVGIGTGEQDRVGVAEIAAFKAYVKYADALCFKKHGVPYKTFELEAEKGSRDIALLREIDDETKRSKGGLIGSVMVSDAFFPFRDGVDAGIKEGVSAIVHAGGSERDFECIEACNEANPKVAMVFTGQRLFKH, encoded by the coding sequence ATGGCAGAGCTTAAGGATATGTATAAAACCATTACAGGGGATACTTTTCCTCTTGAGATGGTGATAAGTTTTGGGCAGCTGAGGCTTGTTTACAAAAAACGCACATGGACATTTCCCGATGAGAAAACCGGTGTGCCATGTATAAAAAGTCTTCGTTATGGAGAAAACCCAGACCAGCAGGCGGCTATATATGAGCTTAAAGAGGGGAATCTTAACATTTCTGGCGTGGAGTTTATAAGCCCCGGCGAGGCACTTGTCAGTGCCATCACAGAAGAGGATATGCTTCAGGTGGGAAAACACCCGGGTAAAACCAATCTGACCGATTTAGACAACGCCCTGAACATCTTAAAGCACCTGATGGAAAAACCAGTGGCAGCAATAATGAAACACAACAATCCTTGCGGAGTGGCAACCGGCAGCACCATAGCTGAGGCATATGACAGAGCAAACATGGCAGACCGAATAGCTGCTTTTGGAGGCTGTCTTGCGCTTAACCGCCCAATGGATATTCAAACGGCAGAGCTTGTCAGCGCCAATTATCTTGAGCTTGTAGCTGCCCCCGAATTTGGAGAGCGCACAGTTGAAATTCTATCTAAGCGTAAGAATTTGCGAATCGTCCGGCTTAAAAAAATTGATGAGCTTGCAAAATACCGTGATTTTAGGCACCTTGAATTTAAATCGTTGATAGATGGCGGAGTTATACTTCAGCAATCGCAAAAAAACAAAATCCGTATAAAAGAAGATTTCATTCCGGCCCGCGCTACATTTAAAGGGAAAGAGTATTCAATAGACCGTCTGCCCACAGAGAGAGAATATGAGGACATGCTCTTTGGCTGGCACGTTGAGACTGGAATCAGCTCTAACTCAGTGATATACGTTAAAGATGGCGTAACGGTTGGAATTGGCACAGGAGAGCAGGACAGGGTTGGAGTGGCTGAGATTGCCGCCTTTAAGGCATATGTAAAATACGCCGATGCGCTGTGCTTTAAAAAACACGGCGTACCATACAAGACATTTGAGCTTGAGGCAGAAAAGGGCAGCAGAGACATCGCTCTGCTTAGAGAGATAGACGATGAGACAAAGCGCAGCAAAGGCGGACTGATTGGCTCTGTTATGGTTTCGGATGCGTTTTTCCCTTTCAGAGACGGCGTTGATGCTGGAATTAAGGAGGGGGTCTCGGCAATAGTTCATGCCGGAGGCTCTGAGCGTGACTTTGAGTGCATAGAGGCCTGCAATGAGGCTAACCCGAAAGTCGCTATGGTCTTTACTGGACAGCGATTGTTTAAGCATTGA
- the dsrH gene encoding sulfurtransferase complex subunit TusB produces MKLGVFVSEYGTTNDTLGRLKADFLGIVLVQNGVYNAVVSENSQASPVLGKGTKVYALSEDLLVRGFDPSKVDKRVTVVDYGGLVDLIFNNFEKLIWL; encoded by the coding sequence ATGAAGTTAGGAGTATTTGTAAGTGAATACGGCACAACGAACGATACCCTCGGAAGGCTGAAAGCGGATTTTCTGGGAATAGTGTTAGTGCAAAACGGTGTTTACAACGCAGTGGTCAGTGAAAACAGCCAGGCGTCGCCAGTTCTTGGAAAAGGTACGAAAGTGTATGCTCTTTCGGAGGATTTGCTGGTAAGAGGGTTTGATCCGTCAAAGGTGGACAAGAGGGTGACAGTCGTGGATTACGGCGGATTGGTGGATTTGATTTTTAACAATTTTGAAAAATTAATATGGCTGTAA